The nucleotide window GTCCCGCTTTCTTGACCCCCATCCGTAATTCGGGTTTGCCCCCCAATTTCTCGATCGCCCGCATCACTGGGGCATACGCCATCGGAATCACTTCTACTGGCAGTTTAAACGTGGAACCCAGTCGCTCAACCAGCTTACCACTATCAACCACCACAATAAATTGATCGGCGAGAGAATCCACCACTTTCTCACGAGTATGCGCCGCACCACCACCTTTAATCAAATTCTTTTGCGGATCAACTTCATCAGCCCCATCAATGGCAACATCAATATGATCCACCGCATCTAAGCTGGTTAAGGGAATACCATGCTCTTTAGCTAACACTTCTGCCTGAAATGAGGTGGGAATTCCCTTGATATCTTTCAGATCACC belongs to Coleofasciculus chthonoplastes PCC 7420 and includes:
- the rpiA gene encoding ribose-5-phosphate isomerase RpiA produces the protein MSAETDPVKVMKQEVGKAAAQRVQSGTIVGLGTGSTTAYAIQYIGDRIKKGDLKDIKGIPTSFQAEVLAKEHGIPLTSLDAVDHIDVAIDGADEVDPQKNLIKGGGAAHTREKVVDSLADQFIVVVDSGKLVERLGSTFKLPVEVIPMAYAPVMRAIEKLGGKPELRMGVKKAGPVVTDQGNMVIDVTFDSIDNPGELEKTINNIPGVLENGLFVGVANVVLVGEVKDGQPLVREM